In the Oncorhynchus keta strain PuntledgeMale-10-30-2019 chromosome 29, Oket_V2, whole genome shotgun sequence genome, one interval contains:
- the LOC118374331 gene encoding high mobility group protein B2-like, whose product MPGKDPNKPKGKTSSYAFFVATCREEHKKKHPGTSVNFSEFSKKCSERWRTMSAKEKVKFEDMAKGDKVRYDKDMKGYVPPKGSKAAGKRKKDPNAPKRPPSAFFVFCAEHRGRIKADNPGMGIGDIAKQLGLLWGKQTPKDKQPHEAKAAKLKEKYEKDVAAYKAKGGAGATAKSGPGRPAVGKKAAPMDDDDDDDDDDEEEDDEEEEDDEDDD is encoded by the exons ATGCCGGGTAAAGATCCTAATAAGCCGAAGGGAAAGACTTCTTCCTATGCGTTCTTTGTTGCGACGTGCAGGGAAGAACACAAGAAAAAACACCCAGGAACTTCAGTGAACTTTTCCGAGTTCTCAAAGAAATGCTCAGAGAGGTGGAGG ACAATGTCTGCAAAAGAAAAGGTGAAGTTTGAGGACATGGCCAAAGGTGACAAAGTCCGTTATGACAAGGACATGAAGGGTTATGTGCCCCCGAAGGGATCTAAGGCAGCAGGAAAGAGAAAGAAGGACCCCAATGCCCCCAAAAGGCCACC ttctgcattttttgtgTTCTGTGCTGAACACCGTGGAAGAATCAAGGCTGATAACCCAGGCATGGGCATTGGTGATATCGCCAAGCAGCTGGGTCTGCTGTGGGGCAAGCAGACTCCCAAAGACAAGCAGCCACATGAAGCAAAGGCCGCCAAGCTGAAGGAAAAGTATGAGAAG GATGTTGCTGCCTACAAGGCTAAGGGAGGCGCAGGTGCAACTGCTAAGAGTGGCCCTGGCAGGCCAGCTGTTGGCAAGAAGGCAGCGCCCatggatgatgatgacgatgatgatgatgatgatgaagaggaggatgatgaggaagaggaggatgacgaGGATGACGACTAA
- the LOC118374335 gene encoding uncharacterized protein LOC118374335 isoform X1 translates to MLYSSRINGQQVFILLDFLNILLCLQKVFILLDFLNILLCLQKVFILLDFLHILLYLQKVFILLDFLYILLCLQKVFILLDFLNILLCLQKVFILLDFLKILLCLQKVFILLDFLNILLCLQKVFILLDFLNILLCLQKVFILLDFLNILLCLQKVFIPLDFLNILLCLQKVFILLDFLKMLLCLQKVFILLDFLNILLCLQKVFILLDFLNILLCLQKVFILLDFLNILLCLQKVFIILDFLNILLCLQKVFIPLDFLNILLCLQKVFILLDFLHILLCLQKVFILLDFLNILLCLQKVFILLDFLHILLCLQKVFILLDFLYILLCLQKVFILLDFLYILLCLQKVFILLDFLNILLCLQKVFILLDFLHILLCLQKVFILLDFLHILLCLQKVFILLDFLHILLWCLQKVFIFLDFLNILLCLQKVFILLDFLNILLCLQKVFILLDFLHILLCYKVGFKFKKCMENKTLIYLD, encoded by the coding sequence atgttatattcttcaagaatcaatgggcaacaggtattcatactccttgactttttaaacattttgttgtgtcttcagaaagtcttcatactccttgactttttaaacattttgttgtgccttcagaaagtcttcatactccttgactttttacacattttgttgtaccttcagaaagtcttcatactccttgactttttatacattttgttgtgccttcagaaagtcttcatactccttgactttttaaacattttgttgtgccttcagaaagtcttcATACTCCTTGACTTTTTAAAAATTTTGTTGTGTCTTCAGAAAGTCTTCATACTCCttgactttttaaacattttgttgtgccttcagaaagtattcatactccttgactttttaaacattttgttgtgccttcagaaagtcttcatactccttgactttttaaacattttgttgtgccttcagaaagtcttcataccccttgactttttaaacattttgttgtgccttcagaaagtcttcatactccttgactttttaaaaatgttgttgtgtcttcagaaagtcttcatactccttgactttttaaacattttgttgtgccttcagaaagtattcatactccttgactttttaaacattttgttgtgccttcagaaagtcttcatactccttgactttttaaacattttgttgtgtcTTCAGAAAGTCTTCATAATCCttgactttttaaacattttgttgtgccttcagaaagtcttcataccccttgactttttaaacattttgttgtgccttcagaaagtcttcatactccttgactttttacacattttgttgtgtcttcagaaagtcttcatactccttgactttttaaacattttgttgtgccttcagaaagtcttcatactccttgactttttacacattttgttgtgccttcagaaagtcttcatactccttgactttttatacattttgttgtgccttcagaaagtcttcatactccttgactttttatacattttgttgtgtcttcagaaagtcttcatactccttgactttttaaacattttgttgtgtcttcagaaagtcttcatactccttgactttttacacattttgttgtgccttcagaaagtcttcatactccttgactttttacacattttgttgtgccttcagaaagtcttcatactccttgactttttacacattttgttgtggtgccttcagaaagtcttcATATTCCttgactttttaaacattttgttgtgccttcagaaagtcttcatactccttgactttttaaacattttgttgtgtcttcagaaagtcttcatactccttgactttttacacattttgttgtgttacaaagtgggattcaaattcAAAAAATGTATGGAAAATAAAACATTAATTTATCTTGATTAg
- the LOC118374335 gene encoding scrapie-responsive protein 1-like isoform X2: MKALLIAAILLVGLLAMGSEAIPSNRWSCYKKVLKGRDCRNVGISNGVATMRPIDSLQNHFWEGNKCDMVCYCNFSELLCCPRDVFFGPKISFIIPCKTI, translated from the exons ATGAAGGCACTACTCATTGCTGCTATTCTCTTGGTTGGACTGTTGGCAATGGGCAGCGAGGCCATTCCATCAAACCGCTGGTCCTGCTACAAGAAAGTTTTGAAGGGGAGGGACTGTCGCAATGTTGGCATCTCCAACGGAGTTGCGACCATGCGACCCATCGATTCCCTGCAGAACCATTTCTGGGAGGGGAACAAATGCGACATGGTGTGCTACTGTAACTTCAGTGAGCTCCTCTGCTGCCCAAG GGATGTCTTCTTTGGACCCAAAATCTCCTTTATAATTCCATGCAAAACCATCTGA